From the genome of Yersinia enterocolitica, one region includes:
- the ksgA gene encoding 16S rRNA (adenine(1518)-N(6)/adenine(1519)-N(6))-dimethyltransferase RsmA (in Escherichia coli this enzyme catalyzes the transfer of a total of four methyl groups from S-adenosyl-l-methionine (S-AdoMet) to two adjacent adenosine bases A1518 and A1519 in 16S rRNA; mutations in ksgA causes resistance to the translation initiation inhibitor kasugamycin; members of this protein family have secondary functions), with product MNNRVHQGHFARKRFGQNFLNDQFVIDSIVSAIHPVPGEAVVEIGPGLGALTEPVAARMDHMTVIELDRDLAARLASHPQLKDKLTIHQQDAMKVNFSELAELAGQPLRVFGNLPYNISTPLMFHLFSYTDAIRDMHFMLQKEVVNRLVAGPNSKAYGRLTVMAQYYCNVIPVLEVPPTAFTPAPKVDSAVVRLIPHVNMPNPVGDVRMLSRITTQAFNQRRKTVRNSLGDLFTPEQLIELGIDPILRAENISVAQYCKLANWLSAQSTPQE from the coding sequence ATGAATAATAGAGTCCACCAAGGGCATTTTGCCCGCAAACGCTTTGGACAAAACTTTTTAAACGATCAGTTTGTCATCGACAGTATTGTTTCTGCAATTCACCCCGTTCCTGGCGAAGCCGTAGTTGAAATAGGTCCCGGTTTAGGGGCATTGACTGAACCTGTTGCTGCGCGTATGGATCATATGACGGTGATCGAGCTTGATCGCGATCTGGCGGCTCGTTTAGCCAGCCATCCGCAACTGAAAGACAAGCTAACCATCCATCAACAAGATGCGATGAAAGTTAATTTTTCTGAGTTAGCAGAGCTTGCAGGGCAGCCATTACGTGTGTTTGGTAACTTGCCATACAACATTTCCACCCCGCTGATGTTCCATCTTTTCAGCTATACTGATGCTATTCGTGACATGCATTTCATGTTGCAAAAAGAAGTGGTTAATCGTCTGGTCGCAGGACCTAATAGTAAAGCGTATGGCCGACTGACGGTGATGGCGCAATACTATTGCAATGTTATCCCGGTGCTAGAAGTACCGCCAACGGCGTTTACCCCCGCGCCAAAAGTTGATTCGGCCGTGGTGCGCTTGATTCCGCATGTCAACATGCCGAATCCGGTTGGTGACGTTCGTATGCTTAGCCGCATTACCACGCAAGCATTTAATCAGCGCAGAAAAACCGTGCGTAACAGCTTAGGTGATCTATTCACTCCAGAGCAGTTAATCGAATTAGGTATTGACCCGATATTACGGGCAGAGAATATTTCGGTAGCGCAATACTGTAAGCTGGCTAACTGGCTTTCAGCTCAATCGACACCGCAAGAATAA
- a CDS encoding Co2+/Mg2+ efflux protein ApaG codes for MIEQPRVCVQVQSIYVETQSIPDEERFVFAYTVTIRNLGRSNVQLIGRYWLITNSNGRQTEVQGEGVIGEQPLIQPGNEFQYTSGAVLETPLGTMEGHYEMVDHLGQPFRTAIPVFRLAIPALIH; via the coding sequence ATGATTGAACAGCCCCGCGTTTGTGTACAGGTGCAGAGTATCTATGTGGAAACCCAGTCGATACCTGATGAAGAACGTTTCGTCTTCGCCTATACCGTGACGATACGCAATTTGGGTCGTTCAAATGTGCAACTGATTGGCCGTTATTGGTTAATCACTAATAGTAATGGCCGGCAGACTGAAGTTCAGGGTGAAGGGGTCATCGGCGAACAGCCGTTGATCCAGCCAGGTAATGAGTTTCAATACACCAGCGGTGCTGTACTGGAAACCCCGCTGGGTACCATGGAAGGGCATTATGAGATGGTTGATCACCTTGGTCAGCCCTTCCGTACTGCAATTCCGGTGTTCCGCTTAGCGATCCCAGCACTGATCCATTAA
- the carB gene encoding carbamoyl-phosphate synthase large subunit (four CarB-CarA dimers form the carbamoyl phosphate synthetase holoenzyme that catalyzes the production of carbamoyl phosphate; CarB is responsible for the amidotransferase activity), translated as MPKRTDIKSILILGAGPIVIGQACEFDYSGAQACKALREEGYRVILVNSNPATIMTDPEMADATYIEPIHWEVVRKIIEKERPDAVLPTMGGQTALNCALELERKGVLAEFGVTMIGATADAIDKAEDRRRFDIAMKKIGLDTARSGIAHNMEEALAVAADVGFPCIIRPSFTMGGTGGGIAYNREEFEEICERGLDLSPTKELLIDESLIGWKEYEMEVVRDKNDNCIIVCSIENFDAMGIHTGDSITVAPAQTLTDKEYQIMRNASMAVLREIGVETGGSNVQFSVNPKNGRLIVIEMNPRVSRSSALASKATGFPIAKIAAKLAVGYTLDELMNDITGGRTPASFEPSIDYVVTKIPRFNFEKFAGANDRLTTQMKSVGEVMAIGRTLQESLQKALRGLEVGATGFDPKVSLDDPEALTKIRRELKEAGSDRIWYIADAFRAGMSVDGVFNLTNVDRWFLVQIEELVRLEESVAECGINGLNADFMRQLKRKGFADARLAKLVGAAESEVRKLRYKQGLHPVYKRVDTCAAEFSTDTAYMYSTYEEECESNPTSDRPKVMVLGGGPNRIGQGIEFDYCCVHASLALREDGYETIMVNCNPETVSTDYDTSDRLYFESVTLEDVLEIVRIEKPQGVIVQYGGQTPLKLARELEAAGVPVIGTSPDAIDRAEDRERFQQAVNRLGLKQPANATVATIEQAVEKATGLGYPLVVRPSYVLGGRAMEIVYDEVDLRRYFQNAVSVSNDAPVLLDRFLDDAVEVDVDAICDGERVLIGGIMEHIEQAGVHSGDSACSLPAYTLSKEIQDVMRQQVEKLAFELCVRGLMNVQFAVKNNEVYLIEVNPRAARTVPFVSKATGMPLAKIAARVMVGQSLAEQGILEEIIPPYYSVKEVVLPFNKFPGVDPILGPEMRSTGEVMGVGRTFAEAFSKAMLGSQSGMKKSGRALLSVREGDKHRVVDLAAKLLKQGFELDATHGTAVVLGEAGINPRLVNKVHEGRPHIQDRIKNGEYTYIVNTTAGRQAIEDSKLIRRSALQYKVHYDTTLNGGFATAMALNADPTEQVISVQEMHAKIKNMKA; from the coding sequence ATGCCAAAACGTACAGATATAAAAAGCATCCTGATTCTGGGCGCTGGCCCAATCGTTATCGGCCAGGCCTGTGAGTTTGACTACTCAGGGGCTCAGGCTTGTAAGGCACTGCGTGAAGAAGGTTACCGTGTCATTCTGGTGAACTCCAATCCGGCAACCATCATGACTGACCCGGAAATGGCCGACGCCACTTATATCGAGCCAATCCACTGGGAAGTGGTACGCAAAATTATTGAAAAAGAGCGTCCAGATGCCGTTTTGCCCACTATGGGTGGCCAAACCGCACTGAACTGTGCGCTGGAGCTGGAACGCAAGGGCGTTCTGGCTGAGTTTGGTGTCACCATGATTGGTGCCACTGCCGATGCTATCGATAAAGCAGAAGACCGCCGTCGCTTTGATATCGCGATGAAGAAAATTGGTTTGGACACTGCACGTTCTGGTATCGCGCACAATATGGAAGAAGCACTGGCCGTAGCGGCTGATGTGGGCTTCCCTTGTATTATCCGCCCTTCCTTTACTATGGGCGGCACCGGCGGCGGTATCGCGTATAACCGTGAAGAGTTTGAAGAGATTTGTGAACGTGGGCTGGATTTATCGCCAACCAAAGAGCTGTTGATCGATGAGTCGCTGATTGGTTGGAAAGAGTATGAGATGGAAGTTGTGCGTGACAAAAACGACAACTGCATCATCGTCTGCTCCATCGAAAACTTCGATGCGATGGGTATCCACACCGGTGACTCGATCACCGTTGCTCCAGCTCAGACGCTGACTGATAAAGAATACCAAATCATGCGTAATGCCTCGATGGCAGTGCTGCGTGAAATCGGCGTAGAAACCGGTGGCTCCAACGTGCAGTTCTCGGTTAACCCGAAAAATGGCCGTTTGATTGTTATCGAAATGAACCCACGGGTATCCCGTTCTTCCGCTCTGGCCTCTAAAGCAACCGGCTTCCCGATTGCTAAAATTGCCGCCAAGCTGGCAGTAGGTTACACGCTGGATGAGTTGATGAATGATATCACTGGTGGTCGCACGCCGGCCTCCTTTGAGCCATCTATCGACTATGTTGTGACCAAAATCCCACGTTTTAACTTCGAAAAATTTGCCGGTGCGAATGACCGTCTGACCACACAGATGAAATCGGTTGGCGAAGTGATGGCAATTGGCCGCACCTTGCAGGAATCGCTGCAAAAAGCCTTGCGCGGTCTGGAAGTGGGCGCGACCGGTTTTGACCCGAAAGTGAGTTTGGATGACCCAGAAGCACTGACAAAAATTCGCCGCGAATTGAAAGAGGCCGGCTCTGATCGTATCTGGTATATCGCCGATGCTTTCCGTGCAGGCATGTCGGTTGATGGCGTTTTCAATCTGACTAACGTTGACCGCTGGTTCCTGGTGCAGATTGAAGAGTTGGTTCGTCTGGAAGAGAGCGTGGCAGAGTGCGGTATCAATGGCCTGAATGCTGATTTTATGCGCCAGTTGAAGCGCAAAGGCTTTGCCGATGCCCGTTTGGCAAAATTGGTCGGCGCGGCGGAAAGTGAAGTGCGTAAGCTGCGTTACAAGCAGGGTTTGCATCCGGTTTACAAGCGTGTAGATACCTGTGCGGCTGAATTCTCTACCGATACCGCCTACATGTACTCAACCTACGAGGAAGAGTGTGAATCCAACCCAACCAGTGATCGTCCGAAAGTGATGGTACTGGGCGGCGGCCCGAACCGTATCGGCCAGGGTATTGAATTCGACTACTGTTGTGTACATGCGTCACTGGCGCTGCGTGAAGACGGTTACGAGACCATCATGGTGAACTGTAACCCTGAAACGGTTTCGACCGACTACGATACCTCTGATCGCCTCTATTTCGAATCTGTCACCCTGGAAGATGTGTTGGAAATCGTGCGTATTGAGAAGCCGCAAGGCGTTATCGTACAGTACGGTGGTCAGACTCCATTGAAATTAGCACGTGAACTGGAAGCTGCCGGTGTTCCTGTTATCGGTACCAGCCCGGATGCTATCGACCGTGCAGAAGACCGTGAGCGTTTCCAACAGGCGGTAAATCGTCTGGGCTTGAAACAGCCCGCGAACGCGACGGTTGCTACTATCGAACAAGCCGTAGAGAAAGCCACGGGTCTGGGTTATCCGCTAGTGGTCCGCCCATCGTATGTCTTGGGTGGTCGCGCGATGGAAATCGTTTATGACGAAGTTGACTTGCGCCGCTACTTCCAAAATGCAGTGAGTGTCTCCAACGATGCACCCGTGCTGTTGGATCGTTTCCTCGATGACGCTGTTGAAGTGGATGTTGATGCCATTTGCGACGGTGAGCGCGTGTTGATCGGTGGCATTATGGAGCACATTGAGCAAGCAGGGGTGCACTCCGGTGACTCAGCCTGTTCATTGCCCGCTTACACCCTGAGTAAAGAAATTCAGGATGTGATGCGCCAACAAGTTGAAAAACTGGCGTTTGAACTCTGCGTGCGCGGTTTAATGAATGTGCAGTTTGCCGTAAAGAATAACGAAGTTTATCTGATTGAAGTTAACCCTCGAGCAGCCCGTACCGTACCATTTGTGTCTAAAGCCACCGGTATGCCACTGGCAAAAATCGCCGCACGCGTGATGGTGGGGCAGTCATTGGCAGAGCAGGGTATTCTGGAAGAAATTATCCCGCCTTATTACTCGGTAAAAGAAGTGGTATTGCCGTTTAACAAGTTCCCAGGTGTGGATCCGATTTTAGGACCAGAAATGCGTTCTACCGGTGAAGTGATGGGGGTCGGCCGGACCTTCGCTGAAGCTTTCTCTAAAGCCATGCTGGGCAGTCAATCTGGTATGAAAAAGAGTGGCCGCGCATTGTTATCGGTTCGTGAGGGAGATAAACACCGGGTGGTTGACTTGGCTGCCAAGTTGCTCAAACAGGGCTTTGAATTGGATGCAACCCACGGTACTGCGGTGGTTCTAGGCGAGGCAGGGATAAATCCACGCTTAGTCAACAAGGTACATGAAGGCCGTCCACACATTCAGGACCGTATCAAGAATGGCGAATATACTTATATTGTGAATACAACGGCAGGGCGTCAGGCGATTGAAGATTCTAAACTGATCCGCCGTAGTGCTTTGCAATATAAAGTGCATTACGACACCACCTTGAATGGTGGCTTCGCAACCGCAATGGCTTTGAATGCGGACCCTACCGAGCAAGTGATTTCAGTACAAGAAATGCATGCCAAGATTAAGAATATGAAAGCTTAA
- the pdxA gene encoding 4-hydroxythreonine-4-phosphate dehydrogenase PdxA codes for MHNHNNRIVITPGEPAGVGPDLVVALAQQDWPVELVVCADPALLLARARQLNLPLQLREYQASKPALAQQAGSLTILPVKTATEVIPGKLDIQNSHYVVETLAKACDGAISGEFSALVTGPVQKSIINDAGIPFIGHTEFFADRSLCPRVVMMLATEELRVALATTHLPLLAVPGAITQASLHEVITILDSDLKTKFGISQPQIYVCGLNPHAGEGGHMGHEEIDTIIPALDALRQQGINLIGPLPADTLFQPKYLQHADAVLAMYHDQGLPVLKYQGFGRAVNITLGLPFIRTSVDHGTALELAATGSADVGSFITALNLAIKMINNSNE; via the coding sequence ATGCACAACCATAATAATCGTATTGTTATTACCCCCGGTGAGCCAGCCGGGGTCGGGCCCGATTTAGTCGTCGCCCTGGCTCAACAGGATTGGCCTGTTGAGTTAGTGGTGTGTGCCGATCCGGCCTTGCTACTTGCTCGGGCCCGTCAGCTTAACCTGCCTTTGCAGTTGCGTGAATATCAAGCCAGCAAGCCTGCGTTAGCGCAACAAGCGGGGTCACTGACTATCTTACCAGTAAAAACGGCCACAGAAGTGATCCCCGGCAAACTCGACATCCAAAACAGCCACTATGTTGTGGAAACATTGGCCAAGGCTTGTGATGGCGCGATAAGCGGGGAATTTTCTGCATTGGTCACCGGCCCGGTACAAAAAAGTATTATCAATGATGCTGGCATCCCTTTTATCGGACACACCGAGTTTTTTGCAGATCGCAGCCTCTGCCCACGGGTAGTGATGATGCTGGCAACTGAAGAGTTACGTGTGGCATTGGCGACAACCCACTTACCTCTGCTGGCCGTACCTGGCGCAATCACTCAAGCTAGCCTGCATGAAGTGATCACCATTCTTGATAGTGACCTGAAAACCAAATTTGGCATTAGCCAACCACAGATTTACGTGTGCGGACTGAATCCTCACGCAGGTGAAGGTGGCCATATGGGCCATGAAGAGATCGATACCATTATTCCTGCACTAGATGCACTGCGTCAGCAAGGTATAAATCTTATCGGCCCTCTACCAGCAGACACCCTATTTCAGCCTAAATATCTACAACATGCAGATGCGGTTCTGGCGATGTATCATGATCAAGGATTGCCAGTGCTGAAGTATCAAGGGTTTGGCCGAGCAGTAAATATCACTCTCGGTTTGCCTTTTATCCGCACTTCTGTGGATCACGGTACCGCTTTAGAACTCGCCGCAACCGGTTCTGCCGATGTTGGCAGTTTCATTACGGCATTAAACTTAGCCATTAAAATGATAAATAACAGCAATGAATAA
- a CDS encoding lysine transporter LysE — protein MLETSIFVATLATLGMLSPGPDFFLVIKNAARYRRPAAMMTALGVILGVATHMSYCVAGLAVVITTTPWLFNLLKYAGACYLIWIGIQALLSRGDSKLSIDNTAQYPVTLKAAFLQGYLCNLLNPKATLFFLAVFTQILQIDSGVGEKLWYASIIWLLAVIWWPLLVILIQSAPVRRGLAKVQKVVDKLLGGLLIGLGIKVALS, from the coding sequence ATGCTTGAAACCTCTATATTTGTTGCCACCCTTGCTACCTTGGGCATGCTCTCCCCTGGGCCAGATTTCTTTCTGGTAATCAAAAATGCTGCCCGCTATCGCCGCCCCGCAGCCATGATGACAGCCCTTGGTGTAATTTTGGGTGTTGCGACACATATGTCTTATTGCGTGGCTGGCCTGGCAGTTGTTATCACTACCACACCATGGCTATTCAACCTGCTGAAATATGCCGGAGCCTGTTATTTGATCTGGATTGGTATCCAGGCACTGCTATCACGAGGAGATAGTAAGCTTAGTATCGATAACACTGCACAATATCCCGTCACGCTGAAAGCCGCATTCTTGCAGGGATATCTTTGCAATTTATTGAATCCCAAAGCGACTCTTTTCTTTCTCGCCGTTTTCACACAAATATTACAGATAGACTCCGGCGTGGGTGAGAAACTGTGGTACGCCTCAATCATCTGGCTACTGGCCGTTATCTGGTGGCCCCTACTGGTAATTCTGATTCAAAGTGCGCCCGTACGCCGCGGTTTGGCGAAAGTGCAAAAAGTTGTCGATAAATTACTGGGCGGCCTGTTGATCGGCCTGGGTATCAAAGTTGCATTAAGCTAG
- the apaH gene encoding bis(5'-nucleosyl)-tetraphosphatase (symmetrical) (hydrolyzes P(1),P(4)-bis(5'-adenosyl) tetraphosphate to form 2 ADP) — MSTYLIGDVHGCLDELLALLAQVSFDPQQDTLWLTGDLVARGPASLDVLRYVRSLGPAVRMVLGNHDLHLLAVYAGISRNKPKDRITPLLEAPDADELINWLRRQPVLQVDDELKLIMAHAGITPQWDIETAQMCAREVEAVLSSDSYPLFLDAMYGDMPNNWSPELSGLARLRFSTNALTRMRFCFPNGQLDMICKDTPENAPAPLKPWFELPRLVSPDYSIIFGHWASLEGKGVPEGIYGLDTGCCWGGDLTLLRWEDKRYFTQHAFKVEAEVSNTDEIAAAKDPFSYL; from the coding sequence ATGTCTACTTATCTTATTGGCGATGTTCATGGCTGCCTCGATGAGCTGCTTGCGCTATTAGCACAGGTGAGCTTTGATCCGCAGCAGGATACTTTGTGGTTAACCGGTGATTTAGTTGCCCGTGGCCCAGCATCACTGGATGTTTTACGTTATGTCCGCTCATTAGGGCCTGCTGTTCGTATGGTTCTGGGTAACCATGACCTGCATTTACTGGCCGTTTATGCCGGTATCAGCCGTAATAAACCCAAAGATCGTATTACTCCACTGCTTGAGGCGCCGGATGCTGATGAGTTGATTAATTGGCTGCGTCGCCAACCGGTCTTACAAGTTGATGATGAATTAAAATTGATCATGGCTCATGCCGGGATAACACCTCAATGGGATATTGAAACCGCCCAAATGTGTGCACGTGAAGTGGAGGCGGTATTAAGTAGTGATAGCTATCCACTCTTCCTCGATGCCATGTACGGCGATATGCCGAATAACTGGTCACCAGAGCTATCCGGGCTAGCACGCTTGCGTTTTAGTACTAATGCACTGACCCGCATGCGTTTTTGTTTCCCGAACGGGCAGTTGGATATGATCTGTAAAGATACGCCAGAAAATGCCCCCGCTCCACTCAAGCCTTGGTTCGAGTTGCCAAGATTGGTCTCCCCTGACTATTCAATTATTTTTGGTCACTGGGCATCGCTGGAAGGGAAAGGTGTTCCTGAAGGTATTTATGGCTTGGATACCGGCTGTTGCTGGGGCGGCGATTTAACGCTGCTACGCTGGGAAGATAAACGCTATTTCACACAGCATGCATTCAAAGTGGAAGCAGAAGTAAGTAACACTGATGAAATAGCAGCGGCAAAAGATCCCTTTAGTTATCTGTAA
- a CDS encoding type 3 dihydrofolate reductase, which yields MIISLIAALAADRVIGMENAMPWHLPADLAWFKRNTLNKPVIMGRKTFESIGRPLPGRLNIVISSQPGTDERVTWATSIEEALSFAGDVEEVMVMGGGRVYKQFLARANRMYLTHIDAEVGGDTHFPDYEPDEWESTFSEFHDADEANSHSYCFEILERR from the coding sequence ATGATTATCAGCCTGATCGCTGCGTTGGCGGCGGATCGCGTTATTGGTATGGAAAACGCCATGCCATGGCACCTACCGGCTGATTTAGCGTGGTTCAAACGTAACACGTTAAATAAACCGGTAATTATGGGTCGTAAGACCTTCGAATCAATCGGTCGTCCTTTGCCGGGGCGGTTGAATATTGTTATCAGTAGCCAGCCGGGTACTGATGAGCGCGTGACCTGGGCTACGTCAATTGAAGAAGCTCTCTCTTTCGCAGGCGACGTAGAAGAAGTTATGGTTATGGGGGGCGGACGGGTCTATAAGCAATTCTTAGCTCGCGCGAATCGTATGTATCTTACCCATATCGATGCGGAAGTAGGGGGGGATACTCATTTCCCTGACTATGAGCCGGATGAGTGGGAAAGCACATTCAGTGAGTTTCATGACGCAGATGAAGCGAACTCGCACAGCTATTGTTTTGAGATCCTTGAGCGCCGCTGA
- a CDS encoding carbamoyl-phosphate synthase small subunit (catalyzes production of carbamoyl phosphate from bicarbonate and glutamine in pyrimidine and arginine biosynthesis pathways; forms an octamer composed of four CarAB dimers) produces MIKSALLVLEDGTQFHGRAIGAEGTAVGEVVFNTSMTGYQEILTDPSYSRQIVTLTYPHIGNVGTNASDEESSAVHAQGLVIRDLPLIASNYRNEEGLAEYLKRHNIVAIADIDTRKLTRLLREKGAQNGCIIVGDLSDATLALEKAKAFPGLKGMDLAKEVSTKERYDWLQGSWTLEGDLPAATPPEDLPFHVVAYDYGVKRNILRMLVDRGCRLTVVPAQTPAEEVLKLNPDGIFLSNGPGDPEPCDYAIAAIKRFLETDIPVFGICLGHQLLALASGAKTVKMKFGHHGGNHPVKDLDADCVMITAQNHGFAVDETTLPSNLRTTHVSLFDGSLQGIHRTDKAAFSFQGHPEASPGPHDAAPLFDHFIELIEAYRATTASRNSSHTNK; encoded by the coding sequence TTGATTAAGTCAGCGCTATTGGTTCTCGAAGACGGAACCCAATTTCACGGTCGGGCCATCGGGGCAGAGGGTACGGCAGTGGGGGAAGTGGTCTTCAATACGTCGATGACCGGTTATCAAGAAATCCTCACTGATCCTTCCTACTCCCGCCAGATCGTTACTCTTACTTATCCTCATATCGGCAATGTCGGCACTAATGCTTCCGACGAAGAATCCTCCGCAGTACACGCCCAAGGTCTTGTTATTCGCGACCTGCCTTTGATTGCCAGCAACTACCGTAATGAAGAAGGCTTAGCTGAGTATCTCAAGCGCCACAACATTGTTGCGATTGCTGATATCGATACGCGTAAGCTGACACGTTTGCTGCGTGAGAAAGGGGCACAAAACGGCTGCATTATTGTGGGTGACTTGTCTGATGCCACTTTAGCACTAGAAAAGGCGAAAGCATTCCCGGGCCTGAAGGGGATGGATCTGGCAAAAGAAGTGAGCACGAAAGAGCGTTATGACTGGTTGCAAGGTAGCTGGACTCTGGAAGGTGACTTACCTGCGGCAACGCCACCAGAAGATTTGCCATTCCATGTGGTGGCATACGACTACGGCGTGAAGCGCAATATTCTGCGCATGCTGGTGGATAGAGGCTGTCGCCTGACGGTAGTTCCGGCACAGACACCGGCAGAAGAGGTGCTGAAGCTGAACCCAGATGGCATTTTCTTATCCAACGGCCCAGGTGACCCAGAGCCATGTGATTATGCTATCGCGGCCATTAAGCGTTTTCTGGAAACCGACATTCCGGTGTTCGGCATCTGTTTAGGCCACCAATTACTGGCGCTGGCCAGTGGTGCAAAAACGGTAAAAATGAAGTTTGGTCACCACGGTGGCAACCATCCGGTGAAAGATTTAGATGCCGATTGCGTGATGATCACCGCACAGAACCACGGTTTTGCGGTAGATGAAACCACATTGCCATCCAACCTGCGAACGACACATGTTTCTTTATTCGATGGTTCTCTGCAAGGGATTCACCGCACTGATAAAGCCGCATTTAGCTTCCAGGGGCACCCAGAGGCCAGCCCAGGTCCGCATGATGCAGCGCCATTGTTTGATCACTTTATCGAACTGATTGAAGCTTACCGCGCAACAACTGCAAGCCGTAACAGTAGCCATACCAATAAATAA
- a CDS encoding peptidylprolyl isomerase SurA — protein sequence MKNWRTLILGLVVCANTAFAAPQEVDKVAAVVDNGVVLQSDVDGLLQSVKLNAQQSGQQVPDDATLRHQILERLIMDNIQLQMAKKMGITISDEALDKAIADIAAQNRMTPAQMRSRLAADGLNYDTYREQIRKEMLTSEVRNNEVRRRITILPQEVESLAKQVGNQTSGDAELNLSHILIPLPENPSQQQVDQAEELANKLVSDIKGGADFGKLAIANSADSQALKGGQMGWGKLQELPSLFAERLQTANKGDVVGPIRSGVGFHILKVNDIRGADKTVSVTEVHARHILLKPSPVMTDDQARAKLAAAAADIKSGKSSFATIAKEISQDPGSAMQGGDLGWASPDIYDPAFRDALMKLQKGEISAPVHSSFGWHLIQVVDTRQVDKTDAAQKDKAYRMLFSRKFAEEAQTWMQEQRAAAYVKILDGSNAQP from the coding sequence ATGAAGAACTGGAGAACGCTTATTCTCGGATTGGTTGTCTGTGCCAATACCGCGTTCGCAGCACCACAAGAAGTTGATAAAGTTGCCGCAGTGGTTGATAACGGCGTCGTTTTGCAAAGTGACGTTGACGGTCTGTTACAATCCGTGAAACTGAATGCACAGCAGTCTGGGCAACAAGTTCCTGATGATGCGACGTTACGTCATCAGATTCTTGAGCGTCTGATCATGGATAATATCCAGTTACAGATGGCGAAGAAGATGGGCATTACTATCAGTGATGAAGCATTGGATAAAGCCATTGCTGATATCGCTGCGCAAAACCGCATGACTCCGGCTCAGATGCGTAGTCGTCTGGCTGCTGATGGCCTGAATTATGACACTTACCGCGAGCAGATCCGTAAAGAGATGCTGACTTCTGAAGTGCGTAACAACGAAGTACGCCGCCGAATAACTATCCTGCCACAGGAAGTTGAGTCACTGGCCAAACAAGTTGGGAACCAGACCAGCGGTGATGCTGAACTGAACCTCAGCCACATTCTTATCCCATTGCCAGAAAATCCCTCTCAGCAGCAAGTTGATCAGGCTGAAGAGCTGGCTAACAAATTAGTCTCCGACATTAAAGGCGGCGCTGATTTTGGTAAATTGGCTATCGCCAACTCGGCGGACTCTCAGGCGCTGAAAGGCGGCCAGATGGGTTGGGGCAAATTACAGGAACTGCCTTCTTTGTTTGCTGAAAGATTACAAACTGCGAACAAAGGTGATGTTGTCGGGCCAATCCGTTCTGGTGTCGGTTTCCACATCCTGAAAGTAAATGATATCCGTGGTGCGGATAAGACCGTTTCCGTGACTGAAGTTCACGCCCGCCACATCTTGCTGAAACCTTCACCGGTAATGACCGACGATCAGGCTCGTGCCAAGTTAGCGGCAGCGGCGGCAGATATTAAGAGTGGTAAATCCAGCTTCGCCACTATTGCCAAAGAGATCTCTCAGGATCCTGGTTCTGCAATGCAAGGCGGTGATTTAGGTTGGGCATCACCAGATATTTATGACCCGGCGTTCCGTGATGCGCTGATGAAACTGCAAAAAGGTGAGATCAGTGCACCGGTTCACTCTTCTTTCGGCTGGCACTTAATTCAGGTTGTCGATACACGTCAGGTAGACAAGACTGATGCAGCACAAAAAGACAAGGCATACCGTATGCTCTTTAGCCGTAAATTTGCTGAAGAAGCTCAAACTTGGATGCAAGAGCAGCGTGCTGCTGCTTATGTAAAAATTCTTGATGGTAGTAATGCACAACCATAA